GAGGAATGTGTTcatagatttgtttttaactctCCAGGTTAGAAAAGAATGCACCATCTTTCACGCTTAATAGCATCCCTGGTAAGCCTGTAGAAAATCTTCAGacaaatttgaattttattgtcttaatatctcaaactgaaatggaaaagaaaaaaaaccttgaatgTAGTCAAtgaggtaaaataataaaatcaatgtacatttttaaaaaataatacctACCTTTTTTTTAggggggctgcacagtggcgcagttggtagcactgttaccttgcagcaacaaggtcctgggttcgattcccggcccggactttgcatgttctccctgtgcatgcgtgggttctctccgggtactccggcttcctcccacagtccaaaaacatgactgtcaggttaattggtctctctaaattctccctaggtatTGCATAAAATAACAATAGCAACAATGAGTATGGCGGATTATCTGTGATACTGAGGGCATGTCTCCCTTCGAAATGCTCAGAGGACTTTATCAGGAGTGGTTGgcatcaaaattttaaaataaacttaaaattacTCATTTTGCTTCATCAACAGCTCAACATATATATCAGAATAGAAATGCACTCCGAAACGTTggcttttcattaaaaaaaagaacaatcagTGCCTGATATCGCTTTTGGTAACATTTCATGTATTACAAGCCCTAGTCAGGGGAGCCAGTAAGTGTGATGTGTGTGGTGTATATATTATAGTTTCCCCCACACTTCAACCGTCAGATTCCTGGGTTTCGGCTAACAGCTCAAATATAAACACATCTATTAATTTCCAAGCATTtattgtaaaagacaaaaacaatacagGATTTGATGAGACAATGGAGGAACATTCTTTGCTTTCTTCTTATTTatctttctctttctgctccttctcctttttgtccttttcgGCTTTGGCCTCTTCTGCCTCGTGCTTTTTGATGAGTTCCTCCACTTCCTTCTGTTTCAGCACCTTGATTCTTGTTTTGCCATCTTCTCGCGTCAGGGTGGCGATCTCAACTGCAAGAGTCGGGGCGACAAAGAGCTATGTCACGGTGTTCAGAGGATTTTTCTATTCATGAATTCCATAGTTTATCGGATTTTATGtcaattttaaataaacctGTTATAAGTAGTGAGTTAGTTTCTCTGGATCTCACCTTTCTCTGCTGAGAGCTTGCTGACGTCCATTGTTTTGTTGAGGACTTTGACAGCCAAAGCCAGGGCAGAGGGCAGAGTCATCTCTCCTTCTTTGTAGTCCTGCTTCAGCATAGAAACAGCAGCCTGAAACCAAGATAAACACAATTAAATCGCATCCAAGGGAAAAATAATCAGATGAAAAGATTAACTCCATTTTTAGGGGTGCCAATCAATCAAgcttatttgtgtagcacatttcaggaataaggcagttcaaagtgcttcacatcataaaaacacaaaaacaccacACAGGCAATAATTCAGAATGCCAGCAAAACGTTTGGATGAGTGCCACCATcgaaatcatcaatacacatcaaatggACAATGTTCCACTTATTGACTTAATATTGGTTTAATGGATCATAATTAGTTCAGACTTTGATTAACTCATAACATTTGCTTAAACCTTCTTGTAGTAGTTtcgccgccatccagcagatgGCACCACCTTAAGAGTGATCCTTAAGCAGAACCAGTTGCTACAGAATTAAAGGCTAAACAGAAACAGTCCAAATGGAGCTTGGTGTAGGATGGAAAACGCACTTCATGtggttctgtttttataaatacatacaCTCTATGAGCTCCTTAAGTTTCAACAGAGCTTATTCAGCCGAGGTGCTGCATGACAGAGCAGCGTCAGCAGAGTCTAAAACATTTAGCCATTTAATGTTATGGAAAGATGTCGGGCCGCttgataaaagagaaaacacgcttttttaaaaaatcaattaatagtTAGTCgatcaataaaaatcaaagcaagattaactcattaatcgATGACTTGCATCCCTAGCTGAAACCTTCACTTTATAACGGAAATCCGTAGGAATTTAATCACCAACAATTAAAATACATCTAGTGCACTAACACTGATGGTTATAACTGAGGTTGTGCTCCTCTCATCGACGTTCAGCAGAAATTTCAGACTTACAGCAGACTTGTCACGATAAATTctactggacaataaattgtcctagaagttattgcaataaatagtAACATTGTGGTTTTGTATCCATTTTCAAGTAAAGTAATTGTAGCGGAAAAATAATGCAAGTATGCCCtctcaaagataaataaactttaaattctaatgaagatttaacactggaactggaagaaatgttaaatgtccaaaataaacaaacaaaacaacagataaaaggaattatgaagtctctgaaaacaaaattgttcatcAAAAAAAGGGGTTAGTTCAGACCAATGAACCAGACCGAAaatttttgtcatccagtttttggtagaaagagaaaagaaaagaaaaatcgaTAAACCATGCaagtggaaattattgagcttgtttaaatttatcacgagattaattgatttattgcaacaggcttaaCTTACAGCACTGTTGTTGCCGATACAGGTCGCCTTCCAGCCTCCGTAGTTACCGCTTGGGTCGCTCTGGTATAACTGGAAGCCGTAGTGTTTGTCCCAGCCCATGTACAGCAAAGAGACGCCAAACGGTCTCTTACCTGTCGAGACACCAAGCGCCGGTGATCCAGTAGTTCACTAAAGTCAACTTTATACTGGGTCAGATCCACATCTCCTTCAGTAACCCGAATATCTCACCTCCAAACTGTGTGTAGGCTTGCTTTATGTCACACAGAGCTGTGACCAGCTGTTCGCAAGGAATCGGCTCCTGGTACTGCAATAAATATCTGGAGAGAATTGAAACAGGTTAGGTACGATTAAAGAAGCAGCTTGTTCAGTATTCAGCTTTTTGAATCAATCACTGGCagctttgcaacattttttctgGTCGATGCTGACCTCTGTGCAATAAGTCGCAGCTCATTTGTGAGTACGTTAGCATCTGATGTGATCCCAGCAACACTGCAAGCCATATCCCTGAAAGAATACACAAATAATTAGCTTTCCTgcaagaaaacaataaaaaaaaaaaaaaacagtattagcagttgttgttttttttttgtaagaatgGGAGTGTTGAAAATGGATCAAAAATGTACCgcacacagagcagaaaatcagcCAGTACAAGTAATCagactttacttattttattcttttttagcgcTAAAAAAGGAGACGCTTACCCTTACAGACTAGGTGTGAATGTGACCGAGTCTATACATCATCTGATCAAAAACGGGAAGATTCGTTTACTATACTACGGATGCACCTGGTGGTCATCTGATGTCTTACGTCATTTTATCAACTAAGTTTCTATTTCCTGGGAGACGGGAGTCTGAGGAGTTTCTATAgatgttacaattacaaaggGCCTTTTGTGTGAGAATATGAGTGTAGTGTGTGAAAGCATGTGAATGTATTTGAGCTTGATAAGCGCCTCAACAGGAGTCAGTGTGTTTTTCTTACTCGTTGAGCTTGTAGATCTTCTCGGAGAAGAAAACCTCATCAAGCAGTTTGTGGATGTTGCGTCTCTCAGCTGCTAACAGCACTCCGTCATTTGCGAGAATCCCGAGGCACGTTCCGGCGTGACCAATTGCTTCCATGGCGTACTCCACCTGGTACAGACGCCCTGCAAATTATAGggtaaattacattaaaatactgAGATAAAGCTACTCCATAACAGAGTTTCTAGGTCATCTAGCTAACTAAAATGTCCTAGTCAAATCTAAATTTTCAacacagaaataattaaaactttgatTGTTGCTGTGCTGAATATTGTGtttctaatatttaaaatagtGTTCAGAAATTTACACAAATAATTTCTTTGTACAATTTCCTTAGTAGCCGAATACACTAATAATAAGGAGTGGATTGATCAGTAGATCAATCAATGGGTAGGAGATTGGGGTTGTCAATTTTTCTCTGATTGGTGATCGATGGATCAAATACTACAAATACCACTAGGTCTAAAACTCATCAATCAACACAATAATTATCATAAATTGCAATAAATCTATTCTAAACCCTTTACAAAAAAAGGAACACAACTTGCCTTCAGGTGAAAAGATGGTTGTCCGGGAGTCATATCTGCGTGACTAAACCACAACAACCATTAATTAAATAAGTAAAGATTCATTAGATATGCTTTACATATATGTgacattttgaatgtaaaaagcAACGTAGCTACGAACCATTTTTCCTGGTCACTGGAAATATCCTGACAAAACAGGACAGAGAACAGGACAGGTTTTAAGCAGCAGAGATCAGGGACAAAAAATGAGAGCGAACGCTAAAACATCCCTCAACATTACTCTAATATTGCAGATATTGCGCATGTAGGAAGTAAAAACACGtaatatgttaatatttttaaacaaaaacgtGCACTTGTGACTCTTGAGTACGCTAAATATACTTAAAACTAATCCGTCTTATAACATCCACTGGCAGCTAGCGAGTAGCTAACGAGTGCAACAGAATGAATCTGCATTATCGAAGCATGCTAATGTCTTAGCCAGCTAACTGgctgttttaaatgtgtaaacGTCTACAGTACAAACGTAATTTACAGAACAACTATGCTGGCGGTTGTCAAAATTAACATATTGAGACGCAAAGACAGGCACCGACTTATTATTACCTTTAGTGAAATCCTCAAAGTTGGCGTACTTTTGCTTAGGCTTGGATCCaacactttcttcttcttcttcttcttcttcttttttgttttatggcggttggcaaacaactgtcaggtgcattaccgccaccttctggACTGGAGTATGAACCAGATGCCTAAACCCTATAATCTCCCTATTAGACCTGTTTTTCTAAGAAACCTAAATACGGAATTAAAAACCACATCTCCAGAAGATTTTTGTAGCAGAtctctaatatttaatttaactttattcctATTTAACTCTTCTACTAATTCCTCTCTTTCtagattatatttattacattccataaaaatatgtacaactgtttccaactttccacaaaaattacataaccccgtactatgtttatttattattttcaaagtacTATTTAGCCCTACATGTCCAAATCTTAACCTAGATATAATATCTTCCTCTTGTTTATTCCTATTTTCCTTTCTACACTCCCCCACTTTTTTTTGAATACTATAATAAAACCTTGCCTTCTTTTCACCCTCCCATTGTTCCTGCCACTTCttcttgtaatatattttacttatactCTTTATCTCACTTTTACTATACTTAactttcaattcaatttcacTTCTCTTACTCGCACTCTTTGCAAATGTATCTGCTAATTCGTTTCCAATTATTCCAATATGCGCCGGAatccaaataaatttgacaGTAGATCTATGTATCCCCAttttatgtattgatttatttatatctatcaATATGTCTTGTCTTGCTTCCGACTCTTGTTCCATAATACTTATTAATGCACTACTTGAATCAGAACAAATTAACACTTTCTTGTCATTTAATTCTTCACTCCATTTTAACGCCATTGAAATAGCCAGTAACTCTCCTGTGTATACATTCAAACTATCcgttaatcttttattttccatgatgTTTAAATCTGGAATTATAAATGCTATCCCTACTCTACCAACACTTTCAGTTTGCAGTTTCCTCCTTCTGACACCGGCGTTCTGCGGTAGGGATGTCGCGGCTCAGCAGCGCCACCTGTCAGCAGGAGGACCGATCAATCGCCGGCTCTGCATCATCGCACCGGCAGTGATGCAGAGCTCTACTGGCTGCAATGTCcactcaaaaaaacaacaagtaaatagttaaataaataaacttttcggCGTTATGATGACGTTATATCAAATTGTAATCAATAAACTTCAAAACTTTATATAAACACCTACCAAAGTTCACAACTTTCTGAGGGAAAGGAggaaaatcttttatttaaatttttttctccactcaTTTTATGTCTAAGGACATTTTGATCCAGTATATTTTTCTCAGAACTCTTTTTCTCACGCAGATGCAAGTGGCGGAAATGGGTTCCCTCTATAAGGTaactgggctctcccttagagataggtcGGTCATCCGGGAtcatttcttgtaaaaataacaacaaaaataattacaaaaaaatctcttaCAACTTAGTTGAAAACGAAAGTTAACTTAATGACGTTTCAAGTTCAAAAATTGGTCAAAATATCATTTTACATCACACCGGACATTTCGCCCAAAACAATAAACCTCCATCAATCACCCGGTGTGTTCTTAATAACTCAAATTAATGGGAGGGTCTAACACTTACCAATGTAATCTAAACCAGTGgcccccaacccccgggccgcggaccggtacaggtccgtggaccaattggtaccgggccgcgcaagaaataattaaatattttcgtTTCATgcattatttgagtctggaggatcttttattttgaaaatcctttaaccggattctctcggttacgtcttgcgcgcaGACATTGattctgtatcttattttgaaggtaTATGTAAATGTTACCATAGCGACaatcaaacacggatgacggatgagcagcagtgatagtttgtggattcattttaagcgataaaaaaagaaaagccgtTTGATAAAAAGAcggcgggagcagccgctctatttgctgcactatgatttggaggtgagtcatgtttgtttgtagttaacatttttaattgaataaacataaccacatataataagcatgtataaaaatgacctttacatatagcaataaacatttccacatttcacctccgatgtccaccggactctcagttgccatgtcaactgtttttgattcccttccgttcttacgtcacctcgctttctgattggctacctgtcacattccacaggctgcgttctcgctcccaATCAGGGAAataaaaccccacaggctgcgataatctcacaatttgttaaaataaaaatgaataaagccaGAAAATCCTGGGAGTTTGTCTTTGAATATGGAGATTCGACATGAAGATTCTTTtgagatgacagaaaaagagacgATATTAAACATCGGGGACAATGTTGTCCTCAATGTTATCTCCAGTTTTTAAAGTTGTCCAGGATGTTTAACGCTGTCcccaatttttttaaaattttatttccagtACTTAACATTGTCCTGGATGTTTAAGGTTAAATTGTCATTATTGCTATGTATctggaatgttttactttatatcCAATGTTTAACGCAAAAGGAAACTATTCTGGAGATGAACTTTGACATTTGCTAAACATTGGCAATAATGTTAAACATCAAGGATAAAGTTAAGCATTAtccttgattaaataaaaaatcggGGACAACGTTAAATATCCTGGATATTAAGAAGAATTTATCTGTGTACATTGGCAAGGAGTTGCTAATTATTCTATGGCTGTATGTCCGATTGTTATTTAAATTGTCACTATTACTATTATGTTtccatagatttttttttgtcttatgaGTTAGTTTGTAACCATTTTGTCCATGTAATAT
This genomic stretch from Xiphophorus hellerii strain 12219 chromosome 4, Xiphophorus_hellerii-4.1, whole genome shotgun sequence harbors:
- the psma4 gene encoding proteasome subunit alpha type-4; the encoded protein is MSRRYDSRTTIFSPEGRLYQVEYAMEAIGHAGTCLGILANDGVLLAAERRNIHKLLDEVFFSEKIYKLNEDMACSVAGITSDANVLTNELRLIAQRYLLQYQEPIPCEQLVTALCDIKQAYTQFGGKRPFGVSLLYMGWDKHYGFQLYQSDPSGNYGGWKATCIGNNSAAAVSMLKQDYKEGEMTLPSALALAVKVLNKTMDVSKLSAEKVEIATLTREDGKTRIKVLKQKEVEELIKKHEAEEAKAEKDKKEKEQKEKDK